A genomic window from Microvirga sp. TS319 includes:
- a CDS encoding transglutaminase-like cysteine peptidase, whose amino-acid sequence MRQASFKNGFFNGLTGTFSVSRTVITAAFVSTLLTFAGQAAQAQTLASLPTSSNPLVSMGSAKPLQAWTKFCDSNPTECAVDVAEPEVIELTPQIWKTIVSVNQRVNSTIQAVTDADHWGVVDVWDFAEDGRGDCEDFQLLKRRILAESGLPRRAMRMTVVIDELGEGHAVLLVRTNRGDYVLDNKTSSVLPWTRTGYVYIKRESQYQVGWVSLGGIATSPTTTANR is encoded by the coding sequence ATGCGGCAGGCTTCTTTCAAAAACGGCTTTTTCAACGGTCTGACCGGGACGTTTTCCGTCTCACGCACTGTCATCACAGCAGCTTTCGTCTCGACCCTCCTGACCTTCGCAGGACAGGCAGCCCAGGCTCAGACCCTTGCGTCCCTTCCCACCTCGAGCAACCCGCTCGTGAGCATGGGCTCGGCAAAGCCCCTTCAGGCCTGGACGAAGTTCTGCGACAGCAATCCCACCGAATGCGCCGTCGATGTGGCGGAGCCGGAAGTGATCGAGCTGACCCCGCAGATCTGGAAGACCATCGTTTCGGTCAACCAGCGCGTGAACTCCACGATCCAGGCCGTCACGGATGCGGATCACTGGGGCGTCGTGGACGTCTGGGATTTCGCCGAGGACGGCCGCGGCGACTGCGAAGACTTCCAGCTTCTGAAGCGCCGCATTCTCGCCGAGAGCGGCCTGCCCCGCCGCGCCATGCGCATGACCGTCGTGATCGACGAGCTCGGCGAAGGCCATGCGGTGCTGCTGGTACGCACCAATCGCGGCGATTACGTGCTCGACAACAAGACGTCGTCGGTCCTCCCATGGACCCGCACCGGCTACGTGTACATCAAGCGCGAGAGCCAATATCAGGTGGGCTGGGTCTCGCTGGGCGGCATCGCCACCTCGCCGACCACGACCGCGAACCGCTAA
- a CDS encoding alpha/beta fold hydrolase produces MRYFNSDGVSIAYIDVPPHEGQGEPVLLIHGFASNHAVNWVNTLWVKTLTREGYRVIALDNRGHGESEKLYDPESYHSYRMAEDGCRLLDHLGIERADVMGYSMGARITAHMALASPGRMRSAILGGLGIHLVEGVGLPLGIADAMEVRSLDELTDPMQRMFRAFAEQTGSDLKALAACIRGSRQALTKEEVASISLPTLVAVGTNDDVAGSGPELVKLMPNAIALDIPGRDHNLAVGDKVHKQGVLEFLAKRP; encoded by the coding sequence ATGCGCTATTTCAATTCCGACGGCGTGAGCATCGCCTATATCGACGTTCCTCCTCATGAGGGCCAAGGCGAGCCGGTTCTGCTCATTCACGGCTTCGCCTCGAACCATGCCGTGAACTGGGTCAACACCTTGTGGGTGAAGACGCTGACGCGCGAGGGCTACCGCGTGATCGCGCTCGACAATCGCGGACATGGCGAGAGCGAGAAGCTCTACGATCCAGAAAGCTATCACTCCTATCGCATGGCGGAGGATGGATGCCGCCTGCTCGATCATCTCGGCATCGAGCGCGCGGACGTGATGGGCTATTCCATGGGCGCGCGCATTACGGCCCATATGGCGCTGGCGTCTCCCGGGCGCATGCGTTCCGCGATTCTCGGAGGGCTTGGCATCCATCTCGTCGAGGGCGTCGGTCTTCCGCTCGGCATCGCCGATGCCATGGAAGTGCGCTCGCTCGACGAGTTGACCGATCCCATGCAGCGCATGTTCCGTGCCTTCGCGGAACAGACCGGAAGCGACCTGAAGGCGCTTGCCGCCTGCATTCGCGGATCCCGTCAGGCCCTGACGAAAGAGGAGGTGGCCTCGATCTCGTTGCCGACGCTCGTCGCGGTCGGCACCAATGACGACGTCGCGGGGTCGGGTCCGGAACTCGTGAAGCTGATGCCGAACGCAATCGCGCTCGACATCCCCGGGCGCGACCACAATCTTGCGGTCGGCGACAAGGTTCACAAGCAGGGCGTACTGGAATTTCTCGCCAAACGTCCCTGA
- a CDS encoding FAD-dependent oxidoreductase, protein MPHLSIAIVGAGIGGLTAALSFARQGHSVTLIERRTGFSEVGAGLQLSPNASRILIKLGLAPALRRVATVPERVVVRGISSGQPIGEVALGAYVLQRYGAPYWVIHRADLQTILLDAVRSESSIRIMTGRKVEEVRDGPEGVELAWTSSNGTRETLRADAVIGADGIWSKVRQVIGDRALPTFHGYVAWRATFERKLAPPELARNETGLWLGAKGHVVHYPIFSGNLINVVAIERARDPVEGWAAPGRPDELLSHYTRAAPALRELLGRPQEWLRWSLFRHPIKRLAQGRMALIGDAAHPVLPFLAQGAALAIEDAATLSAVLARHPGDIPQAMSAYESQRLERVSRIQAEGRRNGRIYHSGALVAFGRDKIMQLIGPESMSNRYDWIYGFRTPE, encoded by the coding sequence GTGCCCCACCTCTCCATCGCCATCGTCGGCGCGGGAATCGGCGGCCTGACGGCCGCCTTGAGCTTCGCCCGCCAGGGCCATTCGGTGACGCTGATCGAGCGCCGCACGGGGTTCAGCGAGGTCGGCGCGGGGCTTCAGCTCTCGCCCAATGCCAGCCGGATCCTGATCAAGCTGGGGCTCGCCCCTGCCCTGCGCCGGGTCGCCACGGTGCCCGAGCGCGTGGTCGTGCGCGGCATTTCGTCCGGTCAGCCCATCGGAGAGGTTGCCCTCGGCGCCTATGTGCTGCAGCGCTACGGCGCTCCCTATTGGGTCATTCACCGGGCCGATCTGCAGACGATCCTGCTCGACGCCGTACGGTCGGAATCCTCGATCCGCATCATGACCGGGCGGAAGGTCGAGGAGGTCCGGGACGGCCCAGAAGGCGTGGAACTCGCCTGGACCTCCTCCAACGGGACGCGGGAGACGCTGAGGGCGGATGCCGTGATCGGCGCGGACGGGATCTGGTCCAAGGTCCGCCAGGTCATCGGCGATAGAGCCCTTCCGACGTTCCACGGCTATGTGGCCTGGCGCGCGACCTTCGAGCGCAAGCTCGCTCCGCCGGAGCTGGCCCGCAATGAGACCGGCCTTTGGCTCGGCGCCAAGGGCCATGTCGTTCACTACCCGATCTTCAGCGGCAACCTGATCAACGTGGTTGCCATCGAGAGAGCCCGGGACCCTGTCGAGGGCTGGGCCGCCCCGGGACGTCCGGACGAACTGCTCTCTCACTATACCAGGGCGGCTCCCGCCCTGCGCGAGCTTCTAGGCAGGCCGCAGGAATGGCTGCGCTGGTCCCTGTTCCGGCATCCCATCAAGCGTCTGGCGCAGGGCCGCATGGCCCTGATCGGCGACGCCGCTCACCCGGTTCTGCCGTTTCTGGCGCAGGGCGCGGCGCTCGCCATCGAGGACGCGGCGACGCTCTCGGCCGTCCTGGCCCGTCATCCTGGAGACATCCCTCAGGCCATGTCCGCCTATGAGAGCCAGCGTCTCGAGCGGGTAAGCCGCATTCAGGCCGAAGGCCGCCGGAACGGACGAATCTATCATTCCGGCGCCCTCGTCGCATTCGGCCGGGACAAGATCATGCAATTGATCGGACCCGAGAGCATGTCGAACCGCTACGACTGGATCTACGGCTTCCGCACACCCGAATGA
- a CDS encoding DUF3126 family protein, with translation MDKTEMAKVERYLRQTFANHSIRVVGRPKKTDSAEVYIGEEFVGVLFVDDEDGDRSFNFTMAILDTDLED, from the coding sequence GTGGACAAAACGGAGATGGCGAAAGTCGAGCGCTACCTGCGCCAGACCTTTGCGAACCACTCGATCCGGGTGGTCGGTCGCCCGAAGAAGACCGACTCGGCGGAAGTTTACATCGGTGAGGAATTCGTCGGCGTGCTCTTCGTCGACGACGAGGACGGGGACCGCTCGTTCAACTTCACGATGGCGATCCTCGATACGGATCTCGAAGACTAG
- a CDS encoding competence/damage-inducible protein A has protein sequence MAVSVTAALLIIGDEILTGRTKDKNIGYIAEYLTGIGIDLREVRIVPDVEEEIVSAVNALRSRYSYLFTTGGIGPTHDDITADSMARAFGVGIGHDPRAVAMLQERYAPGELNEARMRMARIPDGADLIENPISKAPGFRIGNVYVMAGVPAIMQAMLDIVAPTLQAGARMIIETIEAEGLAEGLYAEGLSRIAAAHPDLSIGSYPSFSASGFRNQIVVRGKEPAAVASATAAIHDLLGRLKGDRAPL, from the coding sequence ATGGCCGTCTCCGTCACAGCCGCCCTCCTCATCATCGGCGATGAGATCCTCACGGGCCGCACCAAGGATAAGAACATCGGTTATATTGCCGAGTACCTGACCGGGATCGGCATCGACCTGCGCGAGGTCCGCATCGTTCCGGATGTGGAGGAGGAGATCGTCTCGGCGGTGAACGCTCTGCGGAGCCGCTATAGCTATCTCTTCACCACGGGCGGCATCGGCCCGACCCATGACGACATCACGGCCGATTCCATGGCCAGGGCCTTCGGCGTCGGCATCGGCCACGATCCGCGCGCCGTCGCCATGCTGCAGGAGCGCTATGCGCCGGGCGAGCTGAACGAGGCGAGGATGCGCATGGCCCGCATCCCCGACGGAGCCGATCTCATCGAGAACCCGATTTCCAAGGCCCCGGGCTTCCGGATCGGCAATGTGTACGTCATGGCGGGCGTGCCCGCGATCATGCAGGCCATGCTCGACATCGTCGCGCCGACGCTTCAGGCCGGGGCCCGCATGATCATCGAAACCATCGAGGCCGAGGGCCTGGCCGAGGGCCTCTATGCCGAAGGCCTGAGCCGGATCGCGGCCGCGCATCCGGACCTCTCCATCGGCTCCTATCCCTCGTTCTCCGCGAGCGGCTTTCGCAACCAGATCGTCGTGCGGGGCAAGGAACCCGCCGCCGTTGCCTCCGCCACCGCCGCCATTCACGATCTGCTCGGCCGTCTGAAAGGCGACCGGGCTCCCCTGTAA
- a CDS encoding response regulator, whose product MGQNVEARRIALIVEDDFEVRGLAAALLEETDLRVVETSSAEEALDFLRGHAEEVAFLFADVRLPCLMSGVDLARTVRIKWPWVRTVLTSGLSPEDGLGDMPRDVRFMPKPWRALEVLMEAERAAAQGYRHH is encoded by the coding sequence ATGGGACAGAATGTTGAGGCACGCCGCATTGCATTGATCGTCGAGGATGATTTTGAGGTCAGGGGACTGGCGGCCGCTCTCCTGGAAGAGACCGATCTGCGGGTCGTGGAGACGTCCAGTGCCGAAGAGGCTCTGGACTTCCTTCGTGGACACGCGGAGGAGGTGGCCTTCCTGTTCGCGGACGTTCGACTGCCGTGCCTCATGTCCGGGGTCGATCTGGCCCGGACCGTGCGCATCAAGTGGCCCTGGGTCCGCACCGTCCTGACATCGGGCCTTTCTCCGGAAGACGGCCTGGGCGACATGCCACGGGATGTGCGCTTCATGCCGAAGCCCTGGCGAGCCCTGGAAGTTCTGATGGAGGCCGAGAGGGCCGCGGCGCAAGGCTATCGCCATCATTGA
- the cysE gene encoding serine O-acetyltransferase, with protein MTQTRLKSGGPDFLAGKVDPIWSRLRSEAEAIVQSEPVLAGFVLSAVLHQPSLEAAVIHRVASRLGHAALPADIIEQVFLEAVEQDKGIGQGFRADISAVLDRDPVVTRAIEPVLYFKGFHAIQTHRLAHWLWNRGRQDLALYLQSRSSDTFQTDIHPAARIGRGIFLDHATGLVVGATAVIEDNVSMLQDVTLGGTGKERGDRHPKIRHGVLIGAGAKILGNIEVGHCARIAAGSVVLKPVPHNATVAGVPAKVVGTAGCDEPARAMDHLISEADGI; from the coding sequence ATGACACAGACCCGCTTGAAGTCCGGGGGCCCGGATTTCCTCGCCGGCAAGGTCGACCCGATCTGGAGCCGCCTCCGTTCCGAGGCCGAGGCGATCGTCCAGAGCGAGCCCGTCCTGGCGGGATTCGTGCTGAGCGCCGTCCTGCATCAGCCGAGCCTGGAAGCGGCGGTGATCCATCGCGTCGCCTCGCGCCTCGGCCATGCGGCCTTGCCGGCCGATATCATCGAACAGGTGTTTCTCGAGGCCGTGGAGCAGGACAAAGGCATTGGCCAGGGTTTCCGCGCCGACATCAGCGCCGTGCTTGATCGCGACCCCGTCGTGACCCGGGCCATCGAGCCCGTGCTCTATTTCAAGGGCTTCCACGCCATTCAGACACATCGCCTCGCCCATTGGCTGTGGAACCGCGGGCGGCAGGATCTGGCGCTCTATCTCCAGAGCCGGTCCTCCGACACGTTCCAGACGGACATCCATCCGGCGGCCCGGATCGGGCGCGGCATCTTCCTCGATCACGCCACCGGCCTCGTCGTCGGCGCGACCGCCGTTATCGAGGACAACGTCTCGATGCTCCAGGACGTGACCCTCGGCGGCACCGGCAAGGAGCGCGGCGACCGCCATCCGAAGATCCGGCACGGCGTGCTGATCGGAGCCGGAGCCAAGATCCTGGGCAATATCGAGGTCGGCCATTGCGCGAGAATCGCCGCGGGTTCCGTGGTTCTCAAGCCGGTGCCGCACAACGCGACCGTCGCCGGCGTTCCGGCCAAGGTGGTCGGAACGGCCGGATGCGACGAGCCCGCCCGGGCCATGGATCATCTGATCTCGGAAGCTGACGGGATCTGA
- the gpt gene encoding xanthine phosphoribosyltransferase — translation MSPTSPKAFPVSWDQFHRDCRALAWRLASAGPFEAIICITRGGLVPAAIVARELDLRLIESVCIASYHDYKNQGELRVLKDIAPSVKAIGDGQGKGVLVIDDLTDTGKTAKIVRDMLPNAHFAAVYAKPAGRPLIDTFVTEVSQDTWIYFPWDMGLAYQAPIREGSAG, via the coding sequence ATGTCTCCCACCTCACCGAAAGCCTTCCCCGTTTCCTGGGACCAGTTTCACCGCGATTGCCGCGCGCTCGCCTGGCGCCTCGCCTCGGCCGGTCCGTTCGAGGCGATCATCTGCATCACCCGCGGCGGCCTCGTGCCGGCCGCCATCGTAGCCCGCGAGCTGGATCTGCGCCTGATCGAGAGCGTCTGCATCGCCAGCTATCACGACTACAAGAACCAGGGCGAGCTGAGGGTGCTCAAGGACATCGCGCCCTCCGTCAAGGCGATCGGCGACGGCCAAGGGAAGGGCGTGCTCGTGATCGACGACCTCACCGATACCGGCAAGACCGCCAAGATCGTTCGCGACATGCTGCCGAACGCCCATTTCGCGGCCGTCTACGCCAAGCCGGCCGGGCGCCCGCTGATCGACACCTTCGTGACGGAGGTCAGCCAGGACACCTGGATCTATTTCCCCTGGGACATGGGCCTCGCCTATCAGGCGCCGATCCGCGAAGGTTCCGCAGGCTGA
- a CDS encoding zinc-finger domain-containing protein: protein MADKGTPHFHNDPGVPVIHVGSKEFMCIGATPPFDHPHIFIDMGYDTETICSYCSTLFKYDPSLKADEARPAECVWEPDFATDPSSR from the coding sequence ATGGCTGACAAAGGCACACCCCATTTTCACAACGATCCGGGCGTTCCCGTCATTCATGTGGGCTCCAAGGAGTTCATGTGCATCGGAGCCACGCCGCCGTTCGATCATCCCCATATCTTCATCGACATGGGTTACGATACCGAGACGATCTGCTCCTATTGCTCGACCCTGTTCAAGTACGACCCGTCCCTGAAGGCCGACGAGGCCCGCCCGGCCGAATGCGTCTGGGAGCCGGATTTCGCAACCGATCCGTCTTCACGTTAA
- a CDS encoding porin: MKLAKSLLLGSVAGFAAVAGAQAADLPVAKAAPVEYVRVCSTYGAGFFYIPGTETCLRVGGRVRADYIYVEPSDRADDAIGFRARGRIQLDARTATAYGLLRTFVRFEITRNTGAFNSVPGIVTTSPDVDQAFVQFGGLTAGRAQTFFDNGDIDSQAFGTLRWSDQPNVNMLAYTFTFGNGFAATLSLEEGRFTDRFPLAGTIPGEGAGFVAGQRAPDVVGNLTYTGTWGSATVAGALHQLRGMPILATVGGVLTTVTPDTEYGFAVTGQLNLELPMLAPGDALWIAATYANGAPGYVGYGDGEGVADAGYDVNGNIDKTRAWSVAGGLRHYWTPEIRQNLFGSYARVELGAGIPGSDFTEWRAGSNVIWSPVAGLDLGVEVLYANVNPRAPGERTSDAWEGRLRVQRDF, from the coding sequence ATGAAGCTCGCAAAGAGCCTTCTCCTCGGATCGGTTGCTGGTTTCGCCGCGGTTGCAGGGGCTCAGGCTGCTGACCTTCCCGTCGCGAAGGCCGCGCCTGTCGAATACGTTCGCGTCTGCTCCACCTATGGCGCGGGCTTCTTCTACATCCCCGGCACGGAAACCTGCCTCCGCGTCGGCGGCCGCGTCCGCGCTGACTACATCTATGTCGAGCCGAGCGACCGCGCCGACGATGCGATCGGCTTCCGCGCCCGTGGCCGCATCCAGCTCGACGCTCGTACCGCTACGGCCTACGGCCTGCTGCGCACGTTCGTCCGCTTCGAGATCACCCGCAACACCGGCGCCTTCAACAGCGTTCCCGGCATTGTCACCACGTCGCCTGACGTCGACCAGGCGTTCGTGCAATTCGGCGGCCTGACCGCCGGTCGCGCCCAGACCTTCTTCGACAACGGCGACATCGACTCCCAGGCCTTCGGCACGCTCCGCTGGTCGGATCAGCCGAACGTCAACATGCTGGCCTACACCTTCACGTTCGGCAACGGCTTCGCGGCCACCCTGTCGCTCGAAGAAGGCCGCTTCACGGATCGCTTCCCTCTCGCCGGCACCATCCCCGGTGAAGGCGCCGGCTTCGTGGCCGGTCAGCGCGCTCCCGACGTCGTCGGAAACCTGACCTATACCGGCACCTGGGGATCGGCGACCGTGGCTGGCGCTCTTCACCAGCTCCGCGGCATGCCGATCCTGGCGACGGTCGGCGGCGTTCTCACCACTGTCACTCCTGATACCGAGTATGGCTTCGCCGTGACCGGTCAGCTCAATCTGGAACTGCCCATGCTCGCTCCGGGCGACGCGCTGTGGATTGCCGCGACCTACGCGAACGGTGCTCCCGGCTATGTCGGTTATGGCGATGGCGAGGGCGTTGCGGATGCCGGCTATGACGTCAACGGGAATATCGACAAGACCCGTGCATGGTCGGTCGCCGGCGGTCTGCGTCACTATTGGACCCCCGAGATCCGCCAGAACCTGTTCGGTTCGTACGCTCGCGTCGAGCTGGGCGCCGGCATTCCCGGCAGCGACTTCACCGAGTGGCGCGCAGGCTCGAACGTGATCTGGTCGCCGGTTGCAGGCCTCGACCTCGGCGTCGAGGTGCTCTACGCCAACGTCAACCCGCGCGCTCCCGGCGAGCGTACGTCCGACGCTTGGGAAGGCCGTCTGCGCGTGCAGCGCGACTTCTGA
- a CDS encoding class I SAM-dependent methyltransferase, with the protein MTRLDSVIRRLTAQRDLLDWAAREISAQGLVLELGLGNGRTYDHLRTRLPGREIYVFERSPAAHPDCIPPDGHLIVGNIFETLPLFTERFGAGSAALIHSDIGTGDEEANRSLAKRLSPLIETLLQPGGLLLADRAFDLPSCTDISSRTGIAEGRYFVCRR; encoded by the coding sequence ATGACAAGACTCGATAGCGTGATCAGGCGCCTGACGGCACAGCGCGATCTGTTGGACTGGGCCGCACGCGAAATTTCCGCGCAGGGGCTCGTGCTCGAACTCGGCCTCGGCAACGGACGCACATACGATCACTTGCGGACCCGTCTGCCCGGGCGCGAGATCTACGTGTTCGAGCGTTCGCCCGCCGCCCATCCCGATTGCATTCCTCCGGACGGGCACCTGATCGTCGGCAACATCTTCGAGACCCTGCCCCTGTTCACGGAGCGCTTCGGGGCAGGCTCCGCCGCGCTGATTCACAGCGACATCGGAACCGGCGACGAAGAGGCCAACAGAAGCCTTGCGAAACGCCTGTCGCCGCTTATCGAAACGCTTCTCCAGCCGGGTGGCCTACTCCTCGCGGACCGCGCCTTCGACCTTCCCTCATGCACGGACATCTCGTCCCGGACCGGCATCGCAGAAGGCCGCTACTTCGTCTGCCGGCGCTGA
- a CDS encoding enoyl-CoA hydratase, with translation MNASFSPSSSKLHASVDGPVATLSVDNPAKHNALDLGMWQALPGLIADLERDKRVRVIILRGGGKGSFASGADIAEFETVRADAEGGRRYEADNEAAFWAVAHCAKPVIAMIRRFCLGGGFGLALSCDLRIASENATFGVPAARLGIGYPPGAVKLVTAAVGAPAAKDLFYTARRIGAEEAQRLGIVQRIVPDGALEETALALAHDIAANAPLTIRAAKAAIDAAVGLAHPDIDPAGLADRCFDSADAVEGRKAFLEKRRPVFTGR, from the coding sequence ATGAACGCCTCTTTTTCGCCTAGCAGCTCCAAGCTCCATGCATCCGTCGACGGTCCCGTTGCGACGCTCTCGGTCGACAATCCGGCGAAGCACAACGCCCTCGATCTCGGCATGTGGCAGGCCCTGCCGGGCCTTATCGCGGATCTGGAGCGGGACAAGCGCGTGCGCGTGATCATCCTGCGCGGGGGTGGAAAAGGCTCCTTTGCCTCGGGCGCCGATATCGCGGAATTCGAGACCGTGCGGGCGGATGCCGAAGGCGGGCGGCGTTATGAGGCCGACAACGAGGCGGCCTTCTGGGCCGTGGCCCATTGCGCGAAGCCGGTGATCGCCATGATCCGGCGCTTCTGCCTCGGGGGCGGGTTCGGGCTCGCTCTCTCCTGCGATCTGCGCATCGCCTCCGAGAACGCCACATTCGGCGTGCCCGCCGCACGGCTCGGCATCGGCTATCCCCCGGGAGCCGTGAAGCTGGTGACGGCCGCAGTCGGCGCACCGGCAGCCAAGGACCTGTTCTATACGGCGCGCCGCATCGGGGCCGAAGAAGCGCAACGCCTCGGCATCGTTCAGAGAATCGTGCCCGACGGCGCGCTGGAGGAGACCGCGCTTGCGCTTGCGCACGACATTGCGGCCAATGCGCCCCTGACGATCCGCGCCGCGAAGGCCGCCATCGACGCAGCCGTGGGCCTTGCGCATCCCGACATCGATCCGGCCGGGCTCGCCGATCGTTGCTTCGACAGCGCGGACGCCGTGGAAGGACGCAAAGCCTTTCTCGAGAAACGCAGGCCCGTCTTCACCGGGCGGTGA
- a CDS encoding NepR family anti-sigma factor, which translates to MPKRFHQADGPPFSANKHAAWSVGSNRLTAAGQNELLKQIGRRLQADYQGILKEPAPDSIKVLLEKLEARTTPPEPGPDDEEF; encoded by the coding sequence ATGCCGAAGCGGTTCCACCAAGCCGATGGACCGCCCTTTTCCGCGAACAAGCACGCGGCTTGGAGCGTCGGCTCCAATCGACTGACGGCGGCTGGCCAGAACGAATTGCTGAAGCAAATCGGGCGTCGCCTCCAAGCCGATTACCAGGGAATCTTGAAAGAGCCCGCTCCGGACAGCATCAAAGTTCTACTGGAGAAGCTGGAAGCTCGCACCACTCCGCCGGAGCCTGGGCCGGACGACGAGGAATTTTGA
- a CDS encoding AMP-binding protein — translation MAEFDIARTRKSLFGALLDARDRFGRNKVALEDLERQPVTFGRLALGSLVLGRKLAGLTEPRETIGVLLPNVQAIVVTLFGLNAFGRVPAFLNFTSGLKNLKAACEIAGIRTIVTSRRFVEQGKLDEIVASLGEGRRILWLEDVRATLTSFDKLRGVWDSWRARGVHSRAQVAPDDPAVVLFTSGTEGVPKGVVLSNANLVANAYQVKALAGDILTPDDVFFDPLPIFHSFGLTAGLLTAILNGMKSVLYPSPLHYRQIPKLVAGTRATFMLGTDTFLQGYARAAGENDLSSVRYVISGAERVKDETRALWAKHGAVILEGYGATECSPVISVSLPGRNRPGSVGPLLPGIESRLDPVEGIHEGGRLHVRGPNVMRGYLDPAVPGQIVPPPGGWHDTGDIVTLDDGIVTIRGRAKRFAKIGGEMVSLAAIEAMIQALWPDFNHVVVSLPDPRKGEQLVLVTDKPDADRDVLLAHARGQGFPELWIPKAILVSAIPVLGSGKTDYPATVEMARRLQAML, via the coding sequence GTGGCGGAATTCGACATCGCGCGGACGCGCAAAAGCCTGTTCGGAGCGTTGCTCGATGCCCGCGACCGGTTCGGGCGGAACAAGGTCGCTCTGGAGGATCTGGAGCGGCAGCCCGTCACCTTCGGGCGGCTCGCCCTCGGGTCGCTGGTTCTCGGACGCAAGCTCGCGGGCCTGACGGAGCCCCGGGAAACGATCGGCGTGCTGCTGCCGAACGTCCAGGCCATCGTGGTGACGCTGTTCGGCCTGAACGCCTTCGGGCGCGTTCCGGCCTTCCTGAACTTCACGTCCGGTCTCAAGAACCTGAAGGCCGCCTGCGAAATCGCCGGGATCAGGACCATCGTCACGTCCCGCCGCTTCGTGGAGCAGGGCAAGCTCGACGAGATCGTCGCGTCGCTGGGCGAGGGGAGGCGGATCCTCTGGCTCGAGGACGTGCGCGCCACGCTGACGAGCTTCGACAAGCTGCGGGGTGTCTGGGATTCATGGAGGGCGCGCGGGGTTCACTCCCGGGCGCAGGTCGCCCCGGACGATCCGGCCGTCGTGCTGTTCACGTCGGGCACCGAAGGGGTCCCTAAGGGCGTGGTGCTGTCGAACGCCAATCTGGTGGCGAACGCCTATCAGGTCAAAGCGCTGGCGGGCGACATCCTGACCCCGGACGACGTGTTCTTCGATCCGCTGCCGATCTTCCATTCCTTCGGTCTGACGGCGGGGCTCCTGACGGCAATCCTCAACGGCATGAAATCGGTGCTCTATCCGAGCCCTCTCCATTACCGGCAGATTCCGAAGCTCGTCGCCGGCACGCGCGCGACCTTCATGTTGGGAACAGACACCTTCCTCCAGGGCTATGCCCGCGCGGCGGGCGAGAACGACCTTTCGAGCGTCCGCTACGTGATCTCCGGGGCCGAACGGGTCAAGGACGAGACGCGCGCGCTCTGGGCCAAGCACGGTGCCGTCATTCTCGAGGGATACGGCGCGACCGAATGCTCGCCGGTGATCAGCGTCAGCCTGCCGGGCCGCAATCGCCCGGGTTCAGTCGGGCCGCTCCTGCCGGGAATCGAAAGCCGTCTCGATCCGGTCGAGGGCATCCATGAAGGCGGCCGCCTTCATGTGCGCGGCCCGAACGTGATGAGGGGGTATCTCGATCCTGCCGTCCCCGGACAGATCGTTCCGCCTCCCGGCGGCTGGCACGACACGGGCGACATCGTCACGCTGGACGACGGCATCGTCACCATCCGCGGCCGGGCGAAGCGCTTCGCCAAGATCGGCGGCGAGATGGTGTCCCTCGCGGCCATCGAGGCGATGATCCAGGCCCTTTGGCCCGACTTCAACCATGTGGTCGTCTCCCTGCCGGACCCCCGCAAAGGCGAGCAGCTCGTGCTGGTGACCGACAAGCCCGATGCCGATCGTGACGTGCTGCTGGCCCATGCCCGCGGGCAGGGCTTCCCCGAGCTCTGGATCCCGAAAGCGATCCTGGTCTCCGCCATTCCCGTCCTGGGTTCCGGCAAGACCGATTACCCCGCCACGGTGGAGATGGCGCGCCGCCTGCAGGCCATGCTCTGA